In Chitinophaga sp. H8, the sequence GGGATGGTGCGGATGTGGCGGTAGGCTCCCGCTACGTAAAAGGTGGCAAAACAGAAAACTGGCCATGGGATCGTGCCGTGCTTTCCTACGGTGCTTCCGTATACGTACGGATGGTAACCTGGATACCCGTAAAAGATGCTACTGCCGGTTTTGTATGCTATAAAAATAATGTGTTGGAAGCCATTAACCTCGACACCATTCAGTTTGTTGGTTATGCTTTCCAGATAGAAATGAAATTTACCGCCTGGAAATTAGGCTTTAAAATTAAAGAAGTACCAATCACATTTAAAGACCGCAAGGAAGGATATTCCAAAATGAGCAAGGGTATTGTGAAAGAAGGGATTTTAGGAGTATTGAAAATCCAGTGGCAAAGCCTCTTCCGTAATTATACCCACAGGGTAAAAAATAACTAAAAGCTAACAGGTGAAATGACGGAAAACCGCTTTCACCTGTTACTTTTGCCTCCGCTCTTTTCCTCTCCGGAAAGCGCACATCATGAAAAAAGCATTTTTACAACTGCATTTATCCGTATTCCTGGCGGGCTTTACAGGCATTTTCGGCAAGTTGATCAACCTCGGCGAAGGACCACTGGTATGGTACCGGCTTGGCATCACTTCCTTTACATTATACTTATTGTTCCGTTTGCAGGGTACCCTCAAAAAACTGCACTGGAAACAAATCCTCCCCATTGCCGGCACCGGCATGATAGTGGCCCTCCACTGGATCTTTTTTTACGGTAGTATCAAATATGCCAACGTATCTATCGGCGTAATCTGCTTTTCCCTGACCAGCCTTTTTACGGCCATATTTGACCCGCTGATCACCCGGCGAAAGTTTGACGCAGTGGAACTGCTCCTCAGTGCACTTACCCTGTCTGGTATCCTCCTCATCTTTCATTTTGATTCTCAATACCGTACGGGCATCCTGCTGGGTATCATTTCTGCTATGTTTGCTGCCCTCTTTACTGTATTCAATAAAAGACTGATTAAAAAATATGATACCCGCACCATTACCTTTTATGAGCTGACCAGCGGCTTTCTGGGCCTTACCCTGCTCATGCCGGGTTACCTCTACCTGTTTCCGCAACCTTCCCTGCTCCCCTCTTTTACAGATAGTATCTACCTGCTCATCCTGGCATGGGCCTGCACCGTTTGCATGTACATGCTGTCTATGAATGCATTGAAGAAAATATCTGCCTTTACAGTAAATCTCTGCTTTAACCTGGAACCGGTATATAGCATCATACTGGCTTTTATCATTTTCCAGGAAAACAAAGAACTGAACCCGGCTTTCTACGGCGGACTGGGATGCATTATACTTTCTGTGGCCTTGCAAATGCTGCGGGTGGTTAAACAACACCGGACCAAAGTAGCAACACCGGCTTAAATACCTGTCCGGCCTTCACCGTTCATATAATCATCGGCTACTTAGCCCAGTTCCTGACGTTTATTCTGCGTGTCATTCCTTATTTTAGCACCTATGAGAACAACCATTACAGGAGTAGTTTTAACGGTAACTACGCTGCTTTCCTATGCGCAACAGCCTGCTAAAAAACCGTTGGACCATAGTGTATACGATAGCTGGCAGAGTATTGGCAGCAAAGTGATCAGCGAAAACGGACAATGGATAGCCTACACCGTTAATCCACAGGAAGGGGATGCCAGCCTGGTCATCTACAACCGCATCAACCAGCAACGGCTGGAAATTCCCAGAGGTGCCAACCCCGTCATTACTACGGATTCCAGAAACGTGATCTTCACCATCAAACCGCCGTACAAAGACACCCGCGAAGCCCGGATCAAAAAGAAAAAAGCAGCAGAGATGCCTAAAGATTCTATGGGCATTGTGACACTGGGCGGCACCAGCGTATGGAAGATCCCGGACGTAAAATCCTTTAAAACTCCTGCCAAAGGCAGCGGTACTATCGCCTACCTGCTGAATAAACCCAAAACAGATACGGCAGCCATTAAAAAAACACCGGTAAAAAGTACCAAAGATACCGACGCGGCTGATGATAACAGCACCTCTCCGGAAAGCACAGAAAGCGGAATACTGGTAATCCATTACCTGGAAACCGGCATTCAGGATACGATTAAAAACACCCTGGAATATACCTACAGCAAACCAGGCAATGCACTCCTCATAGAAATCGGCATAGACAAAAAAGATTCCTTATCCCGTAATGGGGTACTGCTCTGGCATACCGCTACCCGCAAAACAGATACCCTGAGCCGGGGCAGCGGCAGCTATAAACAGTTTGCTTTTGATGAAAAAGGCGAACAGGCTGCTTATTTTGCTACGCCCGACAGTGCCAAAGCTTCACAGCAGTTTTACCGCCTCCACTATTATAAACCCGGACAAGACAGCGCCTTTGTAGTGGCCGATAAAACTACCAGCGGTATTCCTGCGCAATGGACTATTAGTGCCAACAGCCTTATCTATTTCAGTAAAGATGGACAACGCCTGTTTTTTGGTACAGCACCTATACCGCCGGTAAAAGATACTAACCTGGTAGATTTTGAAGTGGCAAAAGTGGATATCTGGCATTACCAGGACGACTACCTGCAGCCTATGCAGCTAAAAAACGCCGACAAAGAGCTGAAAAGAAGCTATGCAGCCGTATATTACCCAGGTAACAAACGGGTGGTCCAACTGGCAGATAAAGACATGGAAAACGTGATCATAGCAGCAGAAGGAAACAGCAACTATGCACTTGGTTATACCGATAAAGGACAACGTATTCCGCTTCAATGGAAAGGCCGTACCCTTAAAACAGCGTTGCTGGTAAATGTAACGGATGGTACCCGCCATGTCATCAAAGAAAACCTGGATGGGAACTATTATATTTCTCCCAATGGTCAATACATCATCTGGTACGATCTGGGATTAAGGCAATGGTATAGCTATGAAAATGCAACCGGCACGATCCGTAACATGACTGCCGGTATTACCACAGCGCTCTATGATGAGGAAGATGATCATCCGGATGTACCGGAGCCTTACGGTCTGGCCGGATGGATGCAAA encodes:
- a CDS encoding polyprenol monophosphomannose synthase, translating into MEKLVIIPTYNEKDNIRNIIDTVYSLHQNFHILIVDDGSPDGTGAIVKSLQSVYPGQLFLEERSGKQGLGTAYIHGFKWALAKGYQYIFEMDADFSHNPQDLNRLYEACSRDGADVAVGSRYVKGGKTENWPWDRAVLSYGASVYVRMVTWIPVKDATAGFVCYKNNVLEAINLDTIQFVGYAFQIEMKFTAWKLGFKIKEVPITFKDRKEGYSKMSKGIVKEGILGVLKIQWQSLFRNYTHRVKNN
- a CDS encoding DMT family transporter, whose amino-acid sequence is MKKAFLQLHLSVFLAGFTGIFGKLINLGEGPLVWYRLGITSFTLYLLFRLQGTLKKLHWKQILPIAGTGMIVALHWIFFYGSIKYANVSIGVICFSLTSLFTAIFDPLITRRKFDAVELLLSALTLSGILLIFHFDSQYRTGILLGIISAMFAALFTVFNKRLIKKYDTRTITFYELTSGFLGLTLLMPGYLYLFPQPSLLPSFTDSIYLLILAWACTVCMYMLSMNALKKISAFTVNLCFNLEPVYSIILAFIIFQENKELNPAFYGGLGCIILSVALQMLRVVKQHRTKVATPA
- a CDS encoding alpha/beta hydrolase family protein; protein product: MRTTITGVVLTVTTLLSYAQQPAKKPLDHSVYDSWQSIGSKVISENGQWIAYTVNPQEGDASLVIYNRINQQRLEIPRGANPVITTDSRNVIFTIKPPYKDTREARIKKKKAAEMPKDSMGIVTLGGTSVWKIPDVKSFKTPAKGSGTIAYLLNKPKTDTAAIKKTPVKSTKDTDAADDNSTSPESTESGILVIHYLETGIQDTIKNTLEYTYSKPGNALLIEIGIDKKDSLSRNGVLLWHTATRKTDTLSRGSGSYKQFAFDEKGEQAAYFATPDSAKASQQFYRLHYYKPGQDSAFVVADKTTSGIPAQWTISANSLIYFSKDGQRLFFGTAPIPPVKDTNLVDFEVAKVDIWHYQDDYLQPMQLKNADKELKRSYAAVYYPGNKRVVQLADKDMENVIIAAEGNSNYALGYTDKGQRIPLQWKGRTLKTALLVNVTDGTRHVIKENLDGNYYISPNGQYIIWYDLGLRQWYSYENATGTIRNMTAGITTALYDEEDDHPDVPEPYGLAGWMQKDRYVYIYDRYDTWQVDPAGKETPRMITQGAGRANKTRMRYVRLDPEERYFTPGQELRFNAYQDSTKYNGFYALKLSDKKNAKGPRVITMGPYSYTDLLKARKAEVYLFNKSNYQLSPDLYAGQQLDKAVKISSINPQQKDYNWGTVELYKWTTFSGKPAEGILYKPENFDSTRKYPMLIYFYEKLSDGLYSYQPPAPTPSRLNISFFVSRGYLVFAPDISYENGHPGKSAYDYIVSGAEALAKNSWVDSKNMGIQGQSWGGYQVAYLITQTNLFKAAWAGAPVANMTSAYGGIRWESGMNRQFQYEHTQSRIGGTLWEKPELYIENSPLFALPKVNTPLAIMANDADGAVPWYQGIELFTGLRRLGKPVWMLNYNNEAHNLMQRQNRKDIQRREQQFFDHFLKDAPAPQWLKSGVPATEKGINWGWDTE